A genomic stretch from Gammaproteobacteria bacterium includes:
- a CDS encoding response regulator transcription factor, whose translation MRILLVEDDQGLATELQQGLRAEAYAVDVADNGIDAEHMAREETYDLLVLDLGLPGRPGLEVLRNLRSVRIETPVIILTARDAWHEKVEGFKAGADDYVSKPFHTQELFARIQAVIRRSVTKSVNALSSAGLTLDEEHQTVRTPSGKNHQLTGTEFRLLRYLMMNQGKILSKSRLAEHLYEYDDERDSNVIEVYVNRLRQKCGKALIRTLRGQGYVFGADE comes from the coding sequence ATGCGCATACTTCTGGTCGAGGACGACCAGGGACTGGCAACCGAACTTCAACAGGGATTGCGCGCTGAAGCTTACGCGGTGGACGTGGCCGACAACGGTATCGACGCCGAGCACATGGCACGCGAGGAGACGTACGATCTGCTCGTGCTCGATCTCGGCCTGCCCGGCCGCCCGGGACTCGAGGTGTTGCGCAATCTGCGCTCCGTCCGGATCGAAACACCCGTGATCATCCTGACCGCACGCGACGCCTGGCATGAAAAGGTGGAAGGCTTCAAGGCCGGTGCGGACGACTACGTGAGCAAACCGTTCCATACCCAGGAACTGTTCGCCAGGATACAGGCGGTCATACGACGCAGTGTAACCAAGTCTGTCAACGCACTGTCCTCCGCGGGACTCACCCTGGACGAGGAACACCAGACGGTTAGGACTCCCTCAGGCAAAAACCATCAGCTCACCGGGACGGAGTTCAGGTTGTTGCGCTATCTGATGATGAATCAAGGCAAGATTCTGTCCAAGTCCCGTCTGGCCGAGCACCTCTACGAATACGACGATGAACGCGACAGCAATGTCATCGAGGTCTACGTCAACCGCCTTCGCCAGAAGTGCGGGAAAGCGTTGATTCGCACCCTGCGGGGACAAGGCTATGTCTTCGGAGCAGATGAGTGA
- a CDS encoding DUF3240 family protein, translating into MADPPRGRAVKDCLLILIVDQELEDTIVDLLLTRAEISTFTQQEVRSFSRDHANFSVVEQVTGRQRRLMFQVRTSEHTAGGLLRDLRRDLPGAEIESWLMPLLKTDTSE; encoded by the coding sequence GTGGCTGACCCGCCGCGGGGCCGCGCGGTGAAGGACTGTCTGCTCATCCTGATCGTCGACCAGGAACTCGAGGACACGATCGTTGACCTTCTCCTGACACGCGCAGAGATTTCGACCTTCACGCAGCAAGAAGTCCGGAGTTTCAGCCGTGACCATGCCAATTTCTCCGTTGTGGAGCAGGTTACCGGCCGACAGCGGCGCCTGATGTTTCAGGTGCGCACCTCCGAACACACGGCCGGGGGACTGCTGAGGGATCTTCGACGGGATCTGCCCGGGGCTGAGATAGAATCCTGGCTGATGCCATTGCTGAAAACGGATACGAGCGAATAG
- a CDS encoding sensor histidine kinase produces MSSLQTRLGVWLIISVVVLFGLHWLVTSRAPRNLTEEYVLSRLEHDGDSLLSGLRFDGDGRPILMPGHSAPVYDKPCSGHYYLIEAENHRARSPSLADEDLNLAGRPTGLVSTWRLTGPGGQPLLAWSAEFARQGRPVRITVAEDMTALQQHINQFRLRFTLVTLCLLAVLVIAQRFIIRVSLRPLEQLRDDCQRLDRGEVDTLTTNVPREILPLVEEINHLLGVMRQRMQRHRNALGNLAHALKTPLTLLSQTLSRLDPQVGVETATAMRDAIGKIRTIAERELKHARLAGTSVSASQRFDVARELPGLIDVLKKIYVEKRLAYEVSLPDTSSLSGDREDLLELFGNLLDNASKWAGSVVRITVAAGDGLTLRVEDDGPGVDEAEIERLLGRGERNDESSPGHGLGLAIVEDIVTQYGGELTLGRSEDLGGFRVDIRMPVTP; encoded by the coding sequence GTGAGCTCACTTCAGACGCGTCTCGGCGTCTGGTTGATCATCAGCGTCGTCGTTCTGTTCGGGCTGCACTGGCTGGTCACCAGCCGGGCGCCACGGAATTTGACCGAGGAGTACGTACTGTCGCGTCTGGAACATGACGGCGACAGTCTGCTGTCGGGCCTGCGATTCGATGGCGACGGCAGACCCATCCTGATGCCGGGCCACAGCGCCCCGGTCTATGACAAGCCCTGCTCAGGGCACTACTACCTGATCGAAGCGGAGAATCACCGCGCCCGTTCGCCTTCCCTCGCGGACGAAGACCTTAACCTGGCGGGCCGACCCACCGGGCTCGTGAGCACCTGGCGACTGACCGGCCCCGGGGGGCAGCCGTTGCTGGCATGGTCGGCGGAATTCGCCAGGCAGGGACGACCGGTGCGGATCACCGTGGCCGAGGACATGACCGCGCTGCAACAGCACATCAACCAGTTCCGTCTGCGATTCACCCTCGTTACGCTTTGCCTGCTCGCGGTCCTCGTCATCGCCCAGCGCTTTATCATCCGCGTCAGTCTGCGACCACTCGAGCAACTGAGAGACGACTGCCAGCGCCTCGACCGCGGAGAGGTCGACACCCTGACAACCAACGTCCCGCGGGAGATCCTCCCCCTGGTGGAAGAGATCAACCACCTGCTCGGGGTCATGCGGCAACGCATGCAACGGCATCGCAATGCACTGGGCAATCTGGCCCATGCCTTGAAAACACCGCTCACACTGCTGTCACAGACCCTCTCACGCCTCGATCCGCAGGTGGGTGTGGAAACCGCAACCGCCATGCGCGACGCCATCGGCAAGATTCGCACCATCGCCGAACGCGAACTGAAACACGCACGCCTGGCGGGGACGTCGGTCTCCGCCAGCCAGCGGTTCGACGTCGCCCGTGAGTTGCCCGGACTGATCGACGTATTGAAGAAGATCTATGTCGAGAAAAGATTGGCGTACGAGGTATCGCTCCCCGATACCTCGTCATTGAGTGGAGATCGTGAAGACCTGCTGGAGCTTTTCGGAAACCTGCTGGACAACGCCAGCAAGTGGGCAGGGTCCGTCGTCAGGATCACCGTCGCAGCAGGGGATGGATTGACCCTGCGGGTCGAGGACGACGGACCCGGTGTGGATGAGGCAGAGATCGAACGCCTGCTCGGGAGAGGTGAACGCAACGACGAATCGAGTCCGGGCCACGGGCTCGGGCTCGCGATCGTGGAAGATATCGTGACTCAGTACGGTGGTGAACTGACCCTGGGGAGATCGGAGGATCTCGGCGGATTTCGGGTCGATATCCGTATGCCCGTCACACCGTGA